A stretch of the Nematostella vectensis chromosome 1, jaNemVect1.1, whole genome shotgun sequence genome encodes the following:
- the LOC5509785 gene encoding uncharacterized protein LOC5509785, which yields MTSETSGYWNFVSLSLSLFSLFGVMHVEYTLQYHNHNCNNDSITKGWTQDSETGEGSHYGTSWKDNNHDTVKLFASQDSETREGTPYTGLKDNHHDIDWHGLNRGEKNKKDAKMRVRRNDKFASREVVNDKQPIASLPSKNVTSLVNLSMIRQLIKDELQNILKTGVCVKNRKMCIQGPKGDRGRRGPRGRQGPQGKRGPKGHTVYRRTQGAVGQKGDRGERGPQGPPGPKGPIGPKGEPGPPLTKPKITTGSPKSRANVSTKAWLPCVASGNPHPVVTWQRRNGSLPQRRSKVEMSGLSVSHVTTADQGEYGCEARSIMGVEVVWTELIVQVPPRFTHKPPSSIIVEEGANVTLECRASAEPAPVISWTTSRGPPRSGTSVKIGTLVISGIGKDEGDFYKCRASNLLGIVTTRTMLAVLDRLRFTMKMPKQQTFYMFEPIVVPCQAKGAVGTIWQRKNRMMPEKARTLINGTLFLPRASPRDSGTYTCIVTNLLQRRITESVEISVLYPKSCHHIKQLRPATPSGHYVIDPNGPGGESSFRVYCDMNDKGGVGVTVVSHDSEARTLVDGFDLPGSYRKTVRYDGATMQQLAGLTRVSASCEQHIEYECQGDAALLSPYGWWVSREGIRQNYWGGATPGSGKCACGMTNTCEHGKKCNCNNVYSPHLRSDSGLFTDKSTLPVLELRLGDTGTNERGWHTLGKFKCYGSI from the exons ATGACAAGCGAGACCAGCGGCTATTGGAATTTTGTATCTCTTTCGCTCTCCTTGTTCAGTCTGTTCGGCGTAATGCACGTCGAGTACACGCTCCAGTATCATAACCACAACTGCAACAACGACTCGATTACCAAGGGATGGACACAAGACAGTGAGACGGGAGAAGGGAGTCATTACGGCACAAGTTGGAAAGACAACAATCATGATACTGTCAAGCTATTCGCGTCACAAGACAGTGAAACGAGAGAAGGAACTCCTTACACAGGTCTGAAAGACAACCATCACGATATAGACTGGCATGGGCTAAACCGcggagaaaaaaataaaaaagatgcaAAGATGAGAGTTCGACGCAACGACAAATTTGCAAGCCGTGAAGTCGTCAACGATAAACAACCAATAG CTTCTCTCCCTTCGAAAAATGTCACGTCACTCGTCAATCTTTCAATGATTCGACAACTCATAAAAGATGAGCTTCAAAACATTCTCAAAACAGGCGTGTGCGTCAAGAACCGAAAGATGTGCATCCAAGGGCCTAAAGGGGACAGGGGCCGGAGAGGCCCTAGAGGCAGACAAGGGCCTCAAGGGAAAAGAGGACCTAAAGGTCACACAGTGTACAGGAGAACTCAGGGAGCAGTTGGTCAGAAGGGCGATAGGGGCGAAAGAGGACCACAGGGGCCTCCAGGTCCCAAAGGACCAATTGGACCCAAAGGAGAACCAGGCCCTCCTCTTACAAAACCGAAAATTACCACAGGATCCCCGAAGTCGCGAGCGAATGTGAGTACTAAAGCGTGGCTCCCGTGTGTTGCTAGTGGCAACCCTCATCCTGTGGTCACGTGGCAGCGAAGGAATGGTAGTCTTCCGCAGAGACGTAGCAAAGTTGAAATGAGTGGACTCTCCGTCAGTCACGTGACTACGGCTGATCAGGGGGAGTATGGGTGCGAGGCCAGAAGTATCATGGGGGTGGAGGTGGTATGGACGGAGCTCATCGTACAGG TCCCCCCTCGCTTCACGCACAAGCCTCCAAGTTCTATCATAGTGGAGGAAGGGGCCAATGTGACGCTGGAATGTCGGGCCTCCGCTGAACCAGCCCCTGTCATATCATGGACCACAAGCCGAGGCCCTCCGCGATCAGGGACCTCCGTTAAAATTGGTACCTTGGTCATCTCCGGTATCGGTAAAGACGAAGGTGATTTTTACAAGTGTAGGGCAAGTAACCTGCTTGGCATTGTAACCACGAGGACAATGCTTGCAGTACTAGACAGGCTTCGATTTACGATGAAGATGCCTAAACAGCAGACATTCTACATGTTTGAGCCGATTGTGGTTCCCTGCCAAGCTAAAGGGGCTGTGGGCACAATATGGCAAAGAAAGAATAGGATGATGCCAGAGAAGGCGCGCACACTAATTAACGGCACACTCTTTTTACCAAGGGCGTCACCCAGAGATAGCGGGACGTACACTTGCATAGTCACAAACCTGCTGCAGCGTCGAATAACAGAATCGGTGGAGATAAGTGTGCTGTACCCAAAATCATGCCACCACATTAAACAACTTCGACCCGCCACACCATCGGGACATTACGTCATCGACCCGAACGGACCTGGTGGTGAGTCAAGTTTCAGAGTTTACTGTGACATGAATgacaagggaggggtgggggtgacgGTCGTCAGTCATGATAGCGAGGCAAGGACTTTGGTGGATGGATTTGATCTCCCTGGCTCGTATCGAAAGACGGTTCGCTATGATGGAGCGACAATGCAGCAACTTGCTGGCCTGACAAGGGTGTCTGCGAGCTGCGAACAACACATCGAGTACGAATGCCAAGGGGATGCCGCTCTTCTTAGTCCTTATGGCTGGTGGGTATCACGTGAGGGAATAAGGCAAAACTACTGGGGTGGGGCCACGCCTGGGAGTGGGAAATGCGCCTGCGGTATGACGAACACGTGCGAGCATGGTAAGAAGTGCAACTGCAACAACGTTTATTCGCCACACCTTAGGAGTGATAGCGGTCTGTTCACGGACAAGTCCACGCTGCCGGTGCTAGAGCTAAGGCTTGGTGATACGGGCACTAATGAGCGAGGATGGCACACTTTGGGAAAATTCAAATGTTATGGCAGCATTTAA